CACAGTCGTTAACACAGCCGCTGACCGGCAGCTAGCTACGCGGTAACCTCGACGTTCTTCTCCGAAGCAACAGTGGCGGCAGCCGCATCGCCTTCAAGCGAGCCAGTGACTTCTGCGCTCCCACCGACAGTGCGGTAACCGTGCTGGAAAAGTACTGCAGTCAAAGCGGTGCAGATACCAGATCCGGCAACGTGAACCGGCACCAATGCCTCCGGTACACCGGACCAGTACTGAATCATTCCAACTACGCCCTGAGCCAAAATGAACACAACGAGTGCGATGGCAACCTTACGCACAGGTGCAAAGGCTTCCGAGGCCAGCAGACCGAAAATGAGGCCGATAACCAGGCCAAGGTAGAGGTACATAAAACCAGCGTGGATATGTGCCAGGTCAACAATCGGTAGCTGGAGGCGATCCTCCGGGAGCACCGAAGCATCTCCAGCGTGTGGTCCCGCACCGGTGACCATAGTTCCGGTAATCAGCGTCATCGTCAGGGCCAGGCCGGAGGCGGCAGCCAGATAGCGCAGATAGCGCGGGTACATGCGGGTAGCAGTGCCGTCATCAGGCTCAGAAATCTTGACGAAAAGCATGCCAGCGAGCCAGACCAGAATCATCGAAGGCAGGAAGTGCAGCGCTACGGCGTACCACTTCAGGTCAACCCAAACGGAGATACCGCCGATAACAGCCTGGACGATAACGCCGAGACCGTTGAGGAAGGCCAGCAACTTGATTTCCTGACGGCGACCGACACGCATAACCGAAAGGAAGAGCAGAAGTGTCAGAGCAACCAGCACAAAGGTGAGCAGCCGGTTGCCAAACTCAATAATCTGATGGAGCATTTCTGCTTCCCCCGCGACAGGAACGAAGCTGCCTGGGTGACATTCAGGCCACGAAGCACAACCGAGACCTGAACCAGTAACACGGACGATAGAACCGGTTACCGCAATTGCCGCCTGTGCAATCAAAACCAGCAGGGCATAGAGCTTCTGGCGCCCGATTGGTGTCAGCGGCAAAAACGATAGGGGCAAACTTCGATCTGCAGTATTCACATTAAGAAATTCTACCCATGCTGGCGGAAAATGGTAATAAGCGAAACCCCTGCGTTGGGCTGCGCTTTTCTATGCAGATTCCCCGACAGATTCCTAGTCATTCGGCATATCAAAACGGAACCAGCGGGCCGCGAATGCAGCGCCAAGGACGCCCCACACGAGTAGCACCCCGACAGCTGACCAATGGACGGACATGGCCAATGCCGCGGAGATCACGTCGGTAAGCGCGACGGACGGCAAGAGGTGTAGCAGTACAGAGCTGATGTCATCTAACGATGGCGCAACGGCCACATACGTAGTAGCACCAATGAGGATGAACCAGATCAGGTTGGCCAGACCTAGGATTAGCTCGGCTCCCAACGTACCGCCCATGAGCAAGCCCAATGAGGTAAAGACGAACGTTCCCAGAAGCATCCCCACATAAGCCAGCAGCCAGCCGCCAATCGACAGCTCTGCGCCAAGGGCGAGCCCCACGAGACTAAACAGTACGTACTGCAACGTGACGGTGGTGCAGACCGACACAATCTTGCCTGCGATAATGCCCCAGGGTGGCACGCCTGAGGCGCCGATGCGCTTCAGGGCTCCGTAACGGCGGTCAAAGCCCACGGCAATTGCCTGTCCGGTAAACCCTGCAGACATGACGGAAATCGCCAGCACCATAGGGAAGATACGCTCGAGCGGATCATCGAGCTCCAACACCGGCACCATCACCAGGCCGATGAGCATCGCCAACGGGATAATGATGGTGAGGAGCATTTGCTCACCATGTCGCCAGAAGAGCTTCGTTTCCAACCACGCCTGCGACATGACCAACTTCGCCATGTCCGAACGCTGTGGCGCTGGGGCGAAAGTGCCCTTTGCAAAGCGGGAAGCATCGGCCCTCGGTGCGGTAGTCATTAGCTCCTCATCTCCGTTCCAGTGATCTGCAAGAAGACATCTTCAAGCGATTGCGTCGCCCTATTCAACGAGGTGATCAACACCTCTTGCTGCTCGCAACTCTGCGCCAAGACAGTCAAGGCGCGCGGTGAAGCCTCACCAATCAGGGAAAACTCTCCACCGCCAGAACGCTGCAGACGCTGTGGAAGACCGGACTCGCTGAAGTTGCGGTTGACCTCTTCGAAGTCAAGGCTGCCTCGAACGCTGATCTTCATAGCAGTGCTTGACGACGTTCCCTGGAGAGCCGATGCGCCTGCGCTAGTGATCTCCTCGGTGGTACCGGCCACAACTAAATGGCCCCGGTCGATAATCGCAACGTCGTCGGCAAGCGATTCGGCCTCGTCCATGAGGTGCGTTGTCAGGACCACGGTGACCCCATCACGGCGCAGCGACGAGATGAGATCCCAGACGGCTAGACGGGACTGAGCATCGAGGCCTGCTGTCGGCTCGTCGAGGAACACAAGCTCCGGGCGTCCGACCAGGGCACATGCGAGCGACAGTCGCTGCTGCTGACCGCCAGAGAGCCTGCGGTAGTTCGTCTTACGATGGCGTTCTAGGCCAACGACTTCAAGAAGCCAATCAGTGTCCAGCGGGTTTGCGGAGTAACTGGCAACGAGGTTCAGCATTTCGCCAACGCGAACACCGGGGTAGGCGCCTCCGCCCTGGAGCATGATGCCAATGCGACTGCGCAGTGCTGTGGTTTGAGCGACCGGGTCGAGATCGAGAATGCGAATTCGCCCTTCATCCGGCTTGATGAAGCCCTCACACATTTCAACGGTTGTGGTCTTACCAGCACCGTTGGGGCCGAGGAGCGCAAGAACCCTACCTCGATCCAGGGAAAGCGAAAGGTCTGATACAGCCTCAACGTCATCGAATTTCTTCGTTACGTTCTCAAGGCGCAGAGCAGGAGAATTGGCAGCGTTATTCACGGTTAGTCAGTCTAATCTCACAGTTTTAATGAAGGCGAAATACCTTAGATCGCGTCGAGTACGCCAAGATGACGAACATGACTGCGACGAAGAATACCAACGCCAGTAGGTAAATCTGAGCGACGGTGCCCGGAGGCAACCCCAGGCCGCGTGGTAGTACTACAAAACTGAAAATTGCCGAGTACAGAACCACGGCAATGCGAAATTGTACCCGGTTGGCCCAAGCGGACAGGGGCACGATGGCCCATAGCAGGTACCAGGGGTGCACGACGGGGAAGAGGATTACTAGAGCGAACATCGCGAGGCCGTAGCCGCCGAGCGGGTGAATGCGCCCACGGAACGTCGCTAACAGCATGCGCAGGAGCCAGGCAGCCACCAGCACTACGCCAATGCCGCGGGTAAACAGCAAAGCACTGTCGCTGATATCGCCGAGCCCCAGAAGCCTGCCGAAGAAACCAGCGATAATCCCGAGCAGGGTAGTCAACGACATCCAACTGCGCACCGTTGCGGCGCCACCCTGCGCGGTGATCCAACCAAAGCCCAGACCAGTTGCTAAGGAAACAACGACTGCCGTGACGACGGTTATTGCGCCCGTCACTACCGCGGAAAGAGCAACGGCCTTCCAGGTGCTGCCAAACTTTCGGGCCAGCCACATGCCGGCAAAGCCGAGCGCCACGAAACCGGTGACTTTGACCATTCCGGCGAGGCTGATGAGCACGATACCGCCTGCATACAGCGCCCACGATCTACCTCGGCTTTGGTTCTCGTGTCCGATCGGTCCGGGTTCTGGCAGCTCATCGGGCACCATCGATTGCGCAGGGCCGTGGATAGCTCGCAGACACAGTTCGAGACCAACGAGCAGGAGAGCCAGCAGCAGGGCCTCATTGTGGATACCGCCCACCAGGTGCAGCAATACCAGCGGATTGAGCGTGCCCAGCCAGAGCGTGAACTGAGAGCTAACGCCGCAGCGGCGACCAAGCTGCACCAGCGCCCAGGACACCACGAGAAGCGAAACAATGGCGACGAGTCGATGCAGAAAGACGGAAGCGATCACCCCGTCGCTGGTTATTTTGGCGATACCCCATGCCACTGCGAGGGC
The sequence above is drawn from the Corynebacterium jeikeium genome and encodes:
- a CDS encoding heme A synthase encodes the protein MNTADRSLPLSFLPLTPIGRQKLYALLVLIAQAAIAVTGSIVRVTGSGLGCASWPECHPGSFVPVAGEAEMLHQIIEFGNRLLTFVLVALTLLLFLSVMRVGRRQEIKLLAFLNGLGVIVQAVIGGISVWVDLKWYAVALHFLPSMILVWLAGMLFVKISEPDDGTATRMYPRYLRYLAAASGLALTMTLITGTMVTGAGPHAGDASVLPEDRLQLPIVDLAHIHAGFMYLYLGLVIGLIFGLLASEAFAPVRKVAIALVVFILAQGVVGMIQYWSGVPEALVPVHVAGSGICTALTAVLFQHGYRTVGGSAEVTGSLEGDAAAATVASEKNVEVTA
- a CDS encoding multidrug ABC transporter permease gives rise to the protein MTTAPRADASRFAKGTFAPAPQRSDMAKLVMSQAWLETKLFWRHGEQMLLTIIIPLAMLIGLVMVPVLELDDPLERIFPMVLAISVMSAGFTGQAIAVGFDRRYGALKRIGASGVPPWGIIAGKIVSVCTTVTLQYVLFSLVGLALGAELSIGGWLLAYVGMLLGTFVFTSLGLLMGGTLGAELILGLANLIWFILIGATTYVAVAPSLDDISSVLLHLLPSVALTDVISAALAMSVHWSAVGVLLVWGVLGAAFAARWFRFDMPND
- a CDS encoding ABC transporter ATP-binding protein, which translates into the protein MNNAANSPALRLENVTKKFDDVEAVSDLSLSLDRGRVLALLGPNGAGKTTTVEMCEGFIKPDEGRIRILDLDPVAQTTALRSRIGIMLQGGGAYPGVRVGEMLNLVASYSANPLDTDWLLEVVGLERHRKTNYRRLSGGQQQRLSLACALVGRPELVFLDEPTAGLDAQSRLAVWDLISSLRRDGVTVVLTTHLMDEAESLADDVAIIDRGHLVVAGTTEEITSAGASALQGTSSSTAMKISVRGSLDFEEVNRNFSESGLPQRLQRSGGGEFSLIGEASPRALTVLAQSCEQQEVLITSLNRATQSLEDVFLQITGTEMRS
- a CDS encoding alpha 1,6 mannopyranosyltransferase, yielding MSNRLLCDLVKTNRPTPRRSSTFDDALGVRDAIPKIGLAGSRSATLHQGSEQPLQHRINYRELRRFTWLRWLGALGAVFIMVAGIGAGATPVVGNEFWGTPLGLILGRMLVATTIVTFVGIGMLVTAWLGVGAFVLAGARTRVTAVTTPMLIRTYAAWVLPLMFTAPLFTQDIYSYLAQAAIVERGMDPYLAGPVDLLGANDPLARSVPLIWSHSPSPYGPTALAVAWGIAKITSDGVIASVFLHRLVAIVSLLVVSWALVQLGRRCGVSSQFTLWLGTLNPLVLLHLVGGIHNEALLLALLLVGLELCLRAIHGPAQSMVPDELPEPGPIGHENQSRGRSWALYAGGIVLISLAGMVKVTGFVALGFAGMWLARKFGSTWKAVALSAVVTGAITVVTAVVVSLATGLGFGWITAQGGAATVRSWMSLTTLLGIIAGFFGRLLGLGDISDSALLFTRGIGVVLVAAWLLRMLLATFRGRIHPLGGYGLAMFALVILFPVVHPWYLLWAIVPLSAWANRVQFRIAVVLYSAIFSFVVLPRGLGLPPGTVAQIYLLALVFFVAVMFVILAYSTRSKVFRLH